One Kaistella polysaccharea DNA segment encodes these proteins:
- the ftsA gene encoding cell division protein FtsA, whose product MENHEYSVGLDIGTTKIVAIVGRRNAHGKIEVLGVGTAKSLGVHKGIVNNISQTIQSIKSAVAQAQSSAGVAIHKVTVGIAGKHIRSLQHSDYIMRENPDQYITDDDIEKLKDQVKQLVMLPGEEIIHVLPQEYKVDSQGEIQEPVGMHGTRLEANFHVVVGQMGSIRNIARCVREAGLEMEALTLEPLASSEAVLTKEEKEAGVAIVDIGGGTTDIAIFKDNIIRHTCVIPYGGGIITDDIKEGCSIIEKHAEKLKVNFGSAVPELEKDSTFVTIPGLHGRPDKEISLKTLAQIVNARVEEILEMVNTELKAYGAFEQKKKLIAGIVLTGGGSNLRHLRQLANYTTGFDSRIGFANEYVTNDKSQHLKGPEFATSIGLLMESLKIRDKKSAPERIEEDIMEAAPRNEEIPSSEHIEQPAIMTREEHIAKSAEKRRNKLTIGQKIMESVKKFFEEVE is encoded by the coding sequence ATGGAAAATCACGAGTATTCAGTAGGCCTCGACATCGGTACCACCAAAATTGTGGCCATTGTCGGCCGACGAAACGCCCACGGAAAAATTGAAGTCCTCGGCGTGGGCACCGCAAAAAGTTTAGGCGTACACAAAGGTATTGTGAATAATATTTCACAAACCATTCAATCTATTAAATCGGCGGTCGCACAGGCACAGTCAAGCGCCGGAGTTGCCATTCACAAAGTAACGGTGGGAATCGCAGGCAAACATATCAGATCGCTCCAGCATTCAGATTATATCATGCGCGAAAATCCGGATCAATATATTACGGATGATGATATCGAAAAATTAAAAGATCAGGTAAAGCAACTGGTTATGCTGCCGGGTGAAGAAATCATTCACGTACTGCCGCAAGAATATAAGGTTGATTCTCAAGGCGAAATTCAAGAACCTGTTGGAATGCACGGAACCCGTTTGGAAGCTAATTTTCACGTTGTTGTAGGGCAAATGGGAAGCATTAGAAACATTGCAAGATGCGTTCGTGAAGCTGGTTTAGAAATGGAAGCTTTAACTCTTGAGCCATTAGCATCTTCCGAAGCAGTTCTAACAAAAGAAGAAAAAGAAGCCGGAGTTGCGATCGTTGATATTGGCGGCGGAACAACGGACATCGCCATATTCAAAGACAACATCATTCGTCACACCTGCGTAATTCCTTACGGTGGCGGAATTATTACCGATGATATTAAAGAAGGCTGTTCCATTATCGAAAAACATGCAGAAAAGCTGAAAGTCAATTTCGGATCCGCGGTTCCAGAGCTGGAGAAAGACAGTACTTTCGTTACTATCCCAGGATTGCATGGTCGTCCGGACAAAGAAATTTCTTTAAAAACTTTAGCTCAAATTGTAAATGCGAGAGTAGAAGAAATTCTGGAAATGGTAAATACAGAATTGAAAGCCTATGGCGCTTTTGAGCAGAAGAAAAAATTAATAGCTGGAATTGTTTTGACGGGTGGCGGCTCAAATCTTCGTCATCTTCGTCAGTTGGCAAATTATACCACAGGTTTCGACAGCAGAATTGGTTTTGCTAATGAATACGTAACCAATGACAAAAGCCAACATTTAAAAGGTCCTGAGTTCGCGACATCCATTGGTTTATTGATGGAAAGTCTGAAAATTCGTGACAAAAAAAGTGCGCCAGAAAGAATCGAAGAAGATATTATGGAAGCTGCCCCACGAAATGAAGAAATTCCGTCCTCCGAACATATCGAACAGCCTGCCATAATGACGCGTGAAGAACACATCGCCAAGAGTGCAGAAAAAAGACGGAACAAACTTACCATCGGTCAAAAAATCATGGAAAGTGTAAAAAAATTCTTTGAAGAAGTTGAATAA
- the ftsZ gene encoding cell division protein FtsZ: protein MENISTTGFSFDLPKGNSSIIKVIGVGGGGNNALKHMYERGIHGVDFVICNTDSQTLDNNPVANKVQLGMTITEGLGAGADPEVGEKAAIESIEEIKAAMGQNTKMVFITAGMGGGTGTGAAPVIAKVAKDMGILTVGIVTVPFSFEGKRRLEQAELGLDKLRNNVDSLIVINNDKLRQQFGNLGFKSGFSKADEVLTNAAKGMAEVITGYFDVNIDFRDAKSVLANSGTALMSNGVASGENKAEEAVKKALDSPLLNDNKITGAKNVLLLIRSGTEEVTMDEIGVIMDHIQEEAGNTADIIFGVGTDEELGDSVSVLVIATGFAKDHKKHSGITEKVKFTLSDSRDSSTKKETAFQADNEIADVRKDHVDSGNLFILDDEDDYPSSDFKVNTAEKKMVIERESPTEMNRFSEFKDETNTFPNEVKNEFDLFTYTEEHNDEPISQSFSFETEDKKPEVSTPIHHFTPKVTEDFSFVVNEPIKEPKAEIIAQPKAVVKEEIVKQTVIPVEPETPQANMFEVENDFTFITKTTSSDKVQERRNKLKEFNSRYQNMEVENDFETIPAFRRKNISIGHENASDQKINNFLEENDGKMQVRENRFLNKDVD, encoded by the coding sequence ATGGAAAACATAAGCACAACCGGATTTTCATTTGATTTACCAAAAGGAAATTCCTCGATAATTAAAGTAATAGGTGTCGGCGGCGGCGGAAACAACGCGCTGAAACACATGTACGAACGCGGCATTCACGGCGTTGATTTCGTAATTTGCAATACCGATTCTCAAACTTTAGATAATAATCCAGTTGCCAATAAAGTGCAGTTGGGAATGACTATTACAGAAGGTCTGGGTGCAGGCGCCGACCCTGAAGTGGGTGAAAAAGCAGCTATCGAAAGCATTGAAGAAATTAAAGCGGCAATGGGCCAAAATACAAAGATGGTCTTTATTACCGCAGGAATGGGTGGTGGAACCGGAACCGGAGCAGCGCCAGTCATTGCGAAAGTAGCTAAAGATATGGGCATTCTAACCGTTGGGATTGTTACCGTTCCTTTTAGTTTTGAAGGTAAAAGAAGATTGGAACAAGCCGAACTTGGTTTAGATAAATTAAGAAATAATGTTGATTCTCTAATTGTCATTAATAATGATAAATTACGTCAGCAATTTGGAAACCTTGGGTTTAAATCTGGTTTTTCCAAAGCGGATGAAGTGTTGACCAACGCCGCTAAAGGAATGGCAGAAGTTATTACCGGTTATTTCGATGTGAATATTGACTTCCGTGATGCAAAATCTGTGTTGGCGAATTCCGGAACAGCATTGATGTCTAATGGCGTAGCTTCAGGTGAAAATAAAGCAGAAGAAGCGGTGAAAAAAGCACTCGATTCTCCACTATTAAATGACAATAAAATTACGGGTGCTAAAAATGTTTTGCTCTTAATCAGAAGTGGTACAGAAGAGGTAACCATGGATGAAATTGGTGTAATCATGGACCATATTCAGGAAGAAGCAGGAAATACAGCAGACATTATTTTTGGGGTGGGTACCGATGAAGAATTGGGCGATTCTGTAAGCGTTTTGGTTATTGCGACAGGTTTTGCTAAAGATCATAAAAAACATTCAGGCATTACTGAAAAAGTAAAATTTACACTTTCTGATTCCAGAGATTCTTCCACGAAAAAAGAGACCGCTTTTCAGGCAGATAATGAAATCGCCGATGTAAGAAAAGACCATGTAGATTCTGGTAATCTTTTCATTCTTGATGACGAGGATGATTATCCATCGTCAGATTTTAAAGTCAATACCGCCGAAAAAAAAATGGTTATTGAAAGAGAATCACCGACGGAAATGAACCGATTTTCAGAATTTAAAGACGAAACCAATACCTTTCCAAATGAGGTAAAAAATGAATTTGATCTCTTTACCTACACTGAAGAGCACAATGATGAGCCTATTTCTCAATCTTTCAGTTTCGAAACGGAAGATAAAAAACCGGAAGTTTCCACTCCAATTCATCATTTCACTCCAAAAGTAACGGAAGATTTCAGCTTTGTAGTAAATGAGCCCATTAAAGAACCAAAAGCTGAAATAATCGCGCAGCCGAAAGCAGTTGTTAAAGAAGAAATCGTGAAACAAACTGTAATTCCCGTAGAACCGGAAACTCCTCAAGCAAATATGTTCGAGGTAGAAAATGATTTCACTTTTATTACAAAAACAACGTCCAGCGACAAAGTTCAGGAAAGAAGAAATAAATTAAAAGAATTTAATTCCCGTTACCAGAATATGGAAGTTGAAAATGATTTCGAAACAATACCTGCATTCCGTAGAAAAAATATTTCTATCGGACATGAAAATGCCTCAGATCAGAAAATCAACAATTTTTTAGAAGAAAATGACGGTAAAATGCAAGTTCGTGAAAACCGTTTTTTAAATAAAGACGTAGATTAA
- a CDS encoding BrxA/BrxB family bacilliredoxin codes for MYPDDLVMPMKDELTDKGFQDLTTPEQVTDALKQEGTTLLMINSVCGCAAGAARPGAVFSLTGDKKPDHLVTVFAGYDKEAVDEARKHLAPFPPSSPCIALFKDGELVHMLERHHIEGNPAGAIAANLQGAFAEYC; via the coding sequence ATGTATCCAGATGATTTAGTAATGCCCATGAAGGACGAACTAACAGATAAAGGTTTCCAGGATTTAACTACCCCTGAACAAGTGACTGACGCTCTTAAACAAGAAGGCACTACCCTTTTGATGATCAATTCAGTATGTGGTTGTGCAGCAGGAGCAGCAAGACCAGGAGCTGTATTTTCTCTCACAGGAGATAAAAAACCAGACCATTTAGTAACTGTATTTGCAGGTTATGATAAAGAGGCCGTAGATGAAGCACGTAAACACTTAGCCCCTTTCCCACCAAGTTCACCATGTATCGCTCTTTTCAAAGATGGCGAATTGGTTCATATGTTGGAAAGACACCATATTGAAGGAAATCCTGCCGGCGCTATTGCGGCAAATCTTCAAGGTGCATTTGCCGAATACTGCTAA
- a CDS encoding GH3 auxin-responsive promoter family protein, producing MATKALFNTVVNWFIRQRIDQIQNFVDHPIETQQGVLFSQLYHAENTEYGKIHGFSSISSYEDFRRNIPIVTYEDFEPYIEKARQGQRDIFWPGVVKNFAKSSGTTNAKSKFIPITDESLELCHMKAGKDLISIYANNHPENQLFTNKNLRLGGSADFYESFNTKFGDLSAILIDNLPFWVEITTTPSKKVSLMSEWESKLKAIVSEVKNEEVGSLTGVPSWMLVLLQRILSETGDKTISDLWPNLEVFFHGGISFKPYRDQYRQIIGKDINYYEIYNASEGFFAIQDQYGSEEMLLMLDYGIFYEFIPMETFNEKNLNAIPLEEVEIGKNYAMVITTNSGLWRYLIGDTVRFTSLQPFRIKVSGRTKHYINAFGEELMIDNVETALTKACEATNACILDFTGAPVFMQNGESGAHEWVFEFHRHPENMERFSEIFDNHLKSVNSDYEAKRYNDMTLKKPIIHVAKPKLFYDWMSQRGKLGGQNKVPRLSNDREYIEPLLQMNES from the coding sequence ATGGCAACGAAAGCACTTTTTAATACGGTAGTCAATTGGTTTATCCGCCAGCGTATTGATCAGATCCAAAATTTTGTGGATCATCCAATTGAAACTCAACAAGGTGTGCTCTTCTCCCAACTTTATCACGCCGAAAATACAGAATACGGCAAAATTCATGGTTTCAGTTCGATCTCAAGCTATGAAGATTTCCGCCGAAATATTCCTATTGTCACCTATGAGGATTTTGAACCGTATATTGAAAAGGCACGTCAGGGACAACGTGATATTTTCTGGCCGGGTGTGGTCAAAAATTTTGCAAAATCGTCTGGCACCACAAACGCTAAAAGTAAATTCATTCCTATTACGGATGAAAGCCTGGAACTTTGTCACATGAAAGCGGGCAAAGATTTAATTTCTATCTACGCGAACAATCATCCTGAAAATCAATTATTTACCAATAAAAACTTACGTCTGGGCGGCAGCGCTGATTTCTATGAAAGCTTCAATACAAAATTTGGGGACCTTTCGGCAATACTGATCGACAACCTGCCGTTCTGGGTTGAAATTACTACGACTCCGAGCAAGAAAGTTTCCCTCATGTCAGAGTGGGAAAGTAAATTAAAAGCGATTGTCTCTGAAGTCAAGAATGAAGAAGTTGGCAGTTTAACCGGCGTCCCAAGTTGGATGTTGGTGCTATTACAAAGGATTTTGTCAGAAACGGGTGATAAAACCATATCTGATTTATGGCCCAATCTGGAAGTGTTTTTTCACGGTGGAATCAGCTTTAAACCATACCGCGATCAATACCGCCAAATCATTGGTAAAGACATCAATTATTACGAGATTTATAATGCATCGGAAGGTTTTTTTGCAATTCAAGATCAATATGGTAGCGAAGAAATGCTATTGATGCTCGATTATGGGATTTTCTATGAATTCATTCCCATGGAAACCTTTAATGAAAAAAACCTCAACGCAATTCCCTTAGAAGAAGTTGAAATTGGTAAAAATTACGCGATGGTGATCACAACCAATAGCGGATTGTGGAGATATTTAATCGGTGACACTGTACGATTTACATCACTTCAGCCTTTTAGAATTAAAGTTTCCGGGCGTACAAAACATTACATCAATGCTTTTGGTGAAGAGTTAATGATTGATAATGTAGAAACAGCACTTACCAAGGCCTGCGAGGCTACAAATGCGTGCATCTTGGATTTTACAGGCGCGCCCGTTTTTATGCAGAATGGCGAGAGTGGCGCACATGAATGGGTTTTTGAATTTCATCGTCACCCCGAAAATATGGAACGCTTTAGTGAAATCTTTGATAATCATTTAAAATCGGTAAATTCAGATTACGAGGCGAAACGATATAACGATATGACCTTAAAAAAACCGATTATTCATGTGGCCAAACCAAAATTGTTCTACGATTGGATGTCGCAGCGTGGCAAATTGGGTGGACAAAATAAAGTTCCCCGTTTAAGCAATGACCGCGAATATATTGAACCACTTCTTCAGATGAATGAGTCCTAA
- a CDS encoding cation:proton antiporter, with product MQVYHYFTTIIILAAAFGYFNKRFLKLPRTIGVMIIALLTSLGIVLAASYFPNLFVQTKEMILSIDFYTVLMEVMLSFLLFAGSIHIKLNDIKSERAPIIAFSTIGVLISTVIVGGLMYWLLQAFDLNIPFINCLLFGALISPTDPIAVLGILKSANIPKSLETKISGESLFNDGVAVVLFVAIYEISQVGFANMGLSEIGLLFLKEAGGGILLGTALGSLGTYVLKTIDDYSVEVMVTLAMVMGGYWMASAIHISGPLAMVVAGIFIGNRGREVGMSSITEEYIDKFWEMLDEILNAVLFLLIGLELLVINFENIYILIGIIAIFVVLFARFISVGIPFFLLKKRVKFEQNSFPILVWGGIRGGISVALALALPRHSSGDMFVAITYIIVLFSIIFQGLTIGSLAKKLTVNSDKKSQ from the coding sequence ATGCAGGTTTACCACTATTTTACAACCATCATCATCCTTGCCGCAGCTTTCGGCTATTTTAACAAGAGATTTCTAAAGCTGCCCCGAACGATCGGCGTGATGATTATTGCCCTGCTTACTTCCCTCGGAATTGTTTTGGCAGCTTCCTATTTTCCGAATTTATTCGTGCAGACGAAAGAGATGATCTTATCGATCGATTTCTATACGGTTTTAATGGAAGTGATGCTCAGTTTCCTGCTTTTTGCAGGATCAATACACATTAAACTGAACGATATTAAGTCTGAAAGAGCGCCTATTATCGCGTTTTCGACCATCGGCGTGCTTATTTCTACAGTAATTGTGGGCGGTTTAATGTATTGGTTACTACAAGCTTTTGATCTCAATATTCCTTTTATCAACTGTCTTCTCTTCGGTGCGTTAATCTCTCCTACAGATCCGATTGCGGTTCTGGGAATTTTGAAATCTGCAAATATTCCGAAATCTTTAGAAACAAAAATTTCAGGCGAAAGTTTATTTAATGATGGCGTTGCCGTGGTACTTTTCGTAGCGATTTACGAAATTTCGCAGGTTGGATTTGCCAATATGGGACTTTCTGAAATTGGTCTTTTATTTTTAAAGGAAGCCGGCGGCGGCATTTTACTGGGAACCGCTTTAGGAAGTTTAGGAACTTACGTTCTGAAAACCATCGATGATTATTCAGTAGAAGTAATGGTGACATTAGCAATGGTAATGGGCGGTTACTGGATGGCATCTGCGATTCATATCAGTGGACCATTAGCCATGGTTGTAGCTGGAATATTTATCGGGAACCGCGGTCGGGAAGTTGGAATGAGCAGCATAACGGAAGAATATATCGATAAATTCTGGGAGATGCTGGATGAAATTCTGAATGCTGTTTTATTCTTATTAATTGGTTTGGAACTCTTGGTGATCAATTTTGAAAATATTTATATCCTAATTGGAATCATCGCTATTTTTGTCGTTCTTTTCGCCCGTTTTATTTCGGTCGGAATTCCATTTTTCCTCTTAAAGAAACGCGTAAAATTTGAACAGAACTCTTTTCCCATTTTAGTTTGGGGTGGAATTCGGGGAGGAATTTCCGTGGCACTTGCCTTAGCCTTACCACGGCACAGTTCGGGCGACATGTTCGTTGCAATCACCTACATTATCGTTCTCTTTTCTATTATTTTTCAAGGTTTAACCATTGGCAGCCTTGCAAAAAAACTGACAGTAAATTCAGACAAAAAGTCTCAATAG
- a CDS encoding GatB/YqeY domain-containing protein, translating into MSLEIIISDAIKDAMRAKDKVALDALRAVKSQILLLKTEAKGAEVSEEQETAILQRMIKQRKDSYDQFAAQNRNDLAEVEEAQSKVIEKFLPQQLSSDELETAMKNIIAETGATSAKDLGKVMGLASKSLAGKSDGKSISDMAKKLLS; encoded by the coding sequence ATGAGTTTAGAAATTATCATCAGCGACGCGATTAAAGACGCAATGCGCGCAAAAGATAAGGTGGCCTTAGATGCTTTACGAGCTGTAAAATCACAGATTTTATTGCTGAAAACCGAAGCAAAAGGTGCTGAAGTATCGGAAGAGCAGGAAACTGCGATTTTACAACGAATGATCAAGCAGCGAAAAGATTCTTATGATCAGTTTGCCGCTCAGAATAGAAATGACCTTGCCGAAGTTGAGGAAGCACAGTCAAAAGTTATCGAGAAATTTTTACCTCAACAATTATCCAGCGACGAGTTGGAAACCGCGATGAAAAATATCATCGCAGAAACTGGCGCCACGAGCGCAAAAGATTTAGGAAAAGTTATGGGCCTGGCGAGTAAATCTCTCGCCGGAAAAAGTGATGGAAAAAGTATTTCCGACATGGCTAAAAAATTACTCTCCTAA
- a CDS encoding cell division protein FtsQ/DivIB, whose amino-acid sequence MKNKFRILKILVTVIIFGFLLSFSLKRFNGKPMEKVSVKMTKTKQPVYFIDEKVVKELVKKSNTTKKVGDINIPELEKKLNQLPAVDSANVYLNLNGNLNLDIKQRVPAFRLNKNDRDFYVDDKGTEFPISNNYSFPCMLVTGNVKKAEYLKLAELIEKINNDDFSKKYFIGISKSKDDYNLLTSAGNFKVEIGDLDNIDLKVKGFKAFVEKYLIYQSPEKYTKVSVKYDNQIVTTLNPNFEENDSIISVGKKELAKLPIIAEKKEKAEKKAGKPSSATAAKKVVKKPPSTVQPKKAVTKKEPSKPAVKKEVPKPKPTAKKETTTTKKAEVKPKARVKVE is encoded by the coding sequence ATGAAAAACAAATTCAGAATATTAAAAATTTTAGTTACAGTAATCATCTTTGGTTTTCTGCTGAGTTTTTCATTGAAAAGATTTAATGGTAAACCGATGGAAAAAGTTTCGGTGAAAATGACCAAAACGAAACAACCAGTTTATTTCATCGATGAAAAAGTGGTAAAAGAACTCGTCAAGAAATCAAATACTACAAAGAAAGTCGGCGATATTAATATTCCTGAATTAGAGAAAAAATTAAATCAGCTGCCGGCGGTAGACAGCGCGAACGTTTATTTAAATTTAAACGGAAATCTGAATTTAGATATTAAACAGCGTGTTCCTGCTTTTCGCTTGAATAAAAATGACCGTGATTTCTATGTAGATGATAAAGGAACTGAATTTCCTATTTCAAACAATTACTCTTTTCCTTGCATGCTCGTAACGGGAAATGTGAAAAAAGCTGAATATTTAAAGTTGGCAGAGCTTATTGAAAAAATAAACAATGATGATTTTAGCAAAAAGTATTTTATCGGAATTTCTAAATCGAAAGATGATTACAATCTGTTGACAAGCGCCGGCAATTTTAAAGTAGAAATCGGTGATTTAGATAATATTGATCTGAAGGTAAAGGGTTTCAAAGCTTTTGTAGAAAAATACCTCATTTATCAATCGCCAGAGAAATACACCAAAGTATCGGTAAAGTATGATAACCAAATTGTTACGACGCTGAATCCCAATTTTGAGGAAAACGATAGTATTATTTCGGTCGGGAAAAAAGAGCTTGCAAAATTGCCGATAATCGCAGAGAAAAAAGAAAAAGCAGAAAAAAAGGCAGGGAAACCTTCTTCTGCTACGGCCGCAAAAAAAGTAGTGAAAAAACCACCATCTACCGTACAACCCAAGAAAGCTGTGACGAAAAAAGAACCTTCAAAACCCGCTGTTAAGAAAGAAGTACCGAAACCAAAACCAACTGCGAAAAAGGAAACCACAACGACGAAAAAAGCCGAAGTGAAACCAAAAGCAAGAGTTAAAGTAGAATAA